The DNA segment CTACTATAGAAATTCAGTCCGCAAGAACACATCAAAGTTCTTGATGCACTTTCAATACAGAAGTTCATTTATTATAAATTCCTGAGATATTTTTCATGTGATCTCACTATAAGAATTTAGTCCACTCGAACACATCAAAGTTCTTGATGTAATTTCAATACAGGAATTCATTCAATATAAATTCCTCAGATATTTTTTATGTGATTCCACTATAGAAATTCAGTCTGCACGAACACATAaaagttcttgatgtactttcaatacagaagtgcagcttgtcaaaacagcgcgccagctcaacgtcactcagcgaaatgcggcagccgaaatattagcaagagaggtggttgccagagctaacCTTCGCGGGCCGCcactaattcccgcgaggggagaggcacttgaacttccttgctTGTCCAGTCCGCCGGCCAACAGcccgcctctcgatttggtgacgcacgaacacgtgatgcgcgggccgcgggcgaacagtccgtcgtgtgaatcggccacaccgggctaaatgaccTGTTCGTTCCTAGGCGGAACGTTTAGAGCATTGCAATCGCGgagcgcaagcgggcatgtcacgggGTATTTTTTGCTTATTTCGCGGGTACCTGCAGAGTGAAAAAAGCCGATacataatagatggaaagttacaaACTGTTCAACTGGACGTTTCGTGGACCGTtccacaactttctcattggcgGTTTCCGCCTATTTTCATTGCTTACGAAGTTGgctaattaatctcgactaattatgctaTTAAGTACAATACAAAAATGctgtgacttgctccatacaatagccagtaaTATGCAtctggtcgcgtcgtcttagagtgcatCTGCATAGTTTTAAACACTGGTTAAAGTTAGctaggacaccctgtatatattatGCCGTGTATTTCTTCACAAAATAAAGTATTTCTTCATAAAAtaaactcgatggacacatcctgcgcgtaccggcggagcgcctacgcgcacgggagTTCTCTGGATTCTGTCTGCGCGTGCGCAAAGGGCGACGCGCGCACAGGCGCTTGCGGACACGCCTGaagaggggtccggtttacaacaataggaggaccgcgtggctctcggggactcttctcttcatggcttgaagctctctcaggttcctggaacttttcttcgcggtttaagttgtcctttctgAGCCCCCCAAAttccctttcttcacgcttgaaattccttcggtcggcacgagagggggaacgcgccagcacagggagcatggaggtggatgccttttttcgacgcccgtcgcggcgcggcgctggtcacgcaggcgctccgccgtaggcctaggatgtgcccatcaAGTTTGAGCTTTAGTGTGCGTTTGTGTgcatcttatttatttatttatttgtttgtttatttattccaaaatactgcaggccagcattggcccaagcaggaggggcatgaaAAAACACAAATCACAACACCACGTGAAAACATTTCGCGTGACACACAGCAAAAACGAAACCAAAAAATGAACATAGCAAGAGGAAAAATACATGctcaaaaaaggagaaaaaatagTCACTTCCTTTTTAGTTGAGCAAAAAAGTTTTTAGCGCCTGTTCCACGTTAGGAGAGTTAAAATCGATTCAGGTAGTGCGTTCCAATCTGCTATTGTTTGAGGGAAAACACTGCTTAAATGCGTttgttttggcaaaaaaaaaggcgGTAGGTCCTTCGAGCAGTGGAGTGCCTGAGGAATGAGGGGGAGAAATGCTAAGCTTACCAGCTATAAGtttatgaaggaaagaaatacgGTTAACTTTCTGCGTGTACGCAGAAACGGAATGTTATTGTCTTTCATGAGCTGTGTCGGAGAGTCAGActttctatatttatgaaaaatgagtCGTACTGCCTTCCTCTGGATGAGCTCTAATTGATAAAAATCTTTCTTGGTGTGCGGGTCCCAAATTTcagaagcgtattcaagtttggaCCTGACAAAAGTTCTGTAAGCCAGAAGCTTAATATTTTTGGGAGTATGTTTTAATTTACGTCGCAAAAAACAAAGCTTAGAGAAAGCGGCTGAACAGATCTCAGAAATATGAGTGCCCGACGTTAATCGGTTGTTAAGAGTaattcctagatatttatattgtGAAACCTCTCTAATGTGGCTACGGTGAAGGTAGTATTGATAATGACTAACACTTTTTTCTCGTAACTCTGAGAAGTACACTCTTATCTATATTTAAATCCATGTTCCATTCCTTACACCAGTTTACATATTTTGAGCAAAGATTCTTGAAGCAATTGATGGTCTCCAATTGATGTTATTTCTTTATAtacaacgcagtcatctgcgaacaatctTAATTACACAGACAGAGGAATGGTATCTATtaaatcatttatatatattaaaaacagcaaAGGTCCTAACACActaccctggggaacaccggaagtaacAGGAAGGGATTCAGAAAGAGTACCATTCACATCAACACACTGAGCTCTACCACTTAAATATGCTCTGACCAATTCAATAAGATAAAACGGAATACCACATAACTGTAATTTATAAATGAGCTTTGAATGaggcaccttatcaaaagctttagcCATATCCAGAAAAAGAACATCAATCTGTCCCGAGTTATCCAGCACTCTAAGAAAATCATTAATAGTCGTCAATTGCCTCATCCTCGTCCTTTTCTCAGTAGCGCAGCTTTTTACCTCCACTCGGTGTCCACCTGTCTTTCTGTCTCCCTTCCGTCCATTCTTTTTTTGGCCGCGTGAGTTTCTCTTCCCTTCGGAGTGGATGGTCCTCCCCTTTTTTGTGTACAATCGGTGTTTCTGGCATGTCCGGGTGCCACAActggtttctctttttttcgcaGGCGCGGTGCGCTCACGTAGGCGTCTGCATTCCCCCGGCCACTAATTCGGAGAAAGTGCATTCAGTCCGAGCGTCGAAGCAGTCAGCGCAACGAATCGAAGGAATGTTTTTCCTTTGGCTGGGCGAGCAATATGTTCGTCGGCGGCATGGTGACACTAGCTAGCGAGGCGCAGGAACACAATCTATGAACACTTTCACCTATTCTCTTCCAAGCTGCATCACCTTTGCAGTATTTCTCGCTGAACTTTACCCAAGCGCAAAAGTATTTAATAGAACTGCAAACCAATTTAATCTAGGCGCCACACAAATTAACCCAAGCGAGAGAGTGGCATTTTCCCACCACCGTCCCGCCCGCAGTTAATCGCGGTCTACAAATTTCGAAGATGCGTTATCGACGAGTTGTATTTAACTTAGAGAGACCTAATGATCACATGATAACTATGATCATCACTTTTTTGGTCTACTACAACGGGATGGGTATTTATACCACCGTGCACGTCAACCGAAGGAGCCGGTGTATAAAGCGCGCGATGCTGTCAGCTATTACATAACGGCAGTGTCGCAGTTCGCACCATGGCATCACACATGTACCGCGATAAGATGTGCGACACCGTGCTATGGTGATGACTAAGACAAAGTGCCTGTGACTTGCTGGTAGTCCTGTCACATGACTATGTATCACTTGCAACCTAGCGTCATGCATTCTCAGCCTAATTACAAGGGGTGTGCAGACGAAATTTTACTTCGAACGTAATAAGTCTGTTGCTACGACTAGATAGTTTAGTGATGACTCATGATACTATTAAACTTCGAAAGGATGCGGATTTTCCCCACTTATAATAACGGTATCAAATGTCTCTGTTAATTTCGAGTATTAGAAGACTATAGATGTTTCGAAACGCTATAGTCACGTGATTTTAAGGAAAGATTAGGGTCTTTAGCGACCCAACAAGATTGGTATCGGCAATGACATAGTCTTCCCTGGGCAATACGGCTATCCTTTACAGGAAAGGTTCTGGCGGAGTCATTTCTCTTGGCTCACGTGACTTTAGAATCATGCCATGTCGTTTTTGCAACCATAGCTATGACGTTGATTATGAAATGCATATGCGTCATAACGAATTGTCGCGTGGCATGGAGCAAGTTTCATTATGAAAGGACATTTTCACGACTTTCAATTCATTCTACGAAATGACTCGGTCTATTCAGAGTAATAGCTAGCTGCCGTTAGGACCATACAAAGGCGATATGCTACGGTGCGAGCTGCACGACAGCGCCGGTGCGTAATGGCTATCACTTTCGCGCACTCTCACCAAGTGCTGGACGGTATAATACCCGGCCGACGTGTAACACTGCTGTTCTCATCCGTACGTAGCGCAGAGGATGTcatgaaacttgcgaactcatgATGTAGAAGCCATTTCGACATTTGTCTAGTTATTGTCTGCTTTTCATTTAACCTTTAGAATAGGGCGACGCTATCGATTAGGCTAAAACATTTCATTATCACCATCATTTTCATAGTGTAATACCGGGAAGCCAGTGCGCAGACGCAGGGcaattacgggggggggggggggggggggggcgttattgTCCTGCATCTGCGCTCTGTGGCCCCCCTGTTCCCAGTGCTATAACAATTATCGCCATGAAAACGAATGAAGTACGCTTCATGAATTTAGCGCTTCCATTAACATTCTCCATTATAATtcactcttttcatctcttaacTATTGCTCATTAGTAGGAGCAACAAGAACAGCAGAAGACAGCACAAAGTAATGCTTCAAAAAAGAGCTACCAGATTAATTTATAAAGCATCATAGCTCGCGCATGCAGGACCAATATGTAACGCACACAGGACCAATCTTTAAGCAGCTAAAATGATTAAAATGACACCTTTTTGTAAGTACAGGCTATTGCGAATATAAAAACAAGGCATCACTAAAAAGAACAGATTAGCACTCATAGCGGCGCTGCAAGACTACATAAAAACATACGACACCCACAACTCAGAGTGTTGGCACGTTACGGGGTCCGCGACTAACTATGGCGGGCAGATGTTTCGCTTCAGGCTTCCTAACTTATTAAATCAATACTCAATCAATAGCAGCTAAAATTTCGCACTTCCCCTCTTTAAATTAATTCGTGATATGTTTATGTGAGTATATATTCCTGGCGAAACAGTATTCCCGCTTGTGACGTGTTCCTCCGTGTTACTGTTAAGTATTTTCCCTGACTTACGCTTGTGTGTTTTTGTACCCCCCTTTACAATTCTGTTCaatctccgccggctgcagctgcgGTGGTTAatatattagatagcaattgccgtgGCCGGCAACAttcgttttcttgcttttttatttattcatttaaataaaccactaatgTTCAATAGTTATTCATTTATGTAAGCGTGGCTTATTGTCTGCTGTCAAATATCAGGGCAGCCGCTCTGTCAAGCTGCTCTTGGAAGCAGATTTTTAGCGGCTGCTCCGTTCGGTGCAACAAAACAcattatatattattattattaataatattaataactcAGCGGCACTAGGATTAAATATCTTGGCGTCTGGATTAAACTGATCGGGAAATACTGTAGTCGCTAACTTTAATTGCATGTCTGTTCTTGCATCTCGTTCCCGGACCTCGCCGTGCACCTCTTACAATGTGCGTTTATTccgtcttttgtttcttttttaatatttcattatgtgccattaaacctaGCAACACATCTTCCTTTTCCCTTATATATGTCTTTTTTGATACTTTCGTTCCATCATTGCCAGACCGACCAAGTCCTCTCCTTCTGCGTGCTCACAGCCACCCTCCTACCTCTCccctcctttttctttcactttgaAGCATATCCGCATATCCTTCTGCGCTTCTTCAGCTCGGTTGCTTTTCTTGCTATCACTGCCAGCTTTCTAGGTGCAGGCTCCTCTCGGCATGCACACAGGCAGTACGCGTGTTAGGTTGTACAGCATAGGCCGTGGACGCGGACCCGCTGAAGAATCAGGCGGGTCATGGACGTCTCGGAAACCAATGCGAGAAGCTTCTGTTCGGTGACGCTACGGTTTTCTTAGTTTGGTGGGGAGACTGGAGAACGTCGTTGTGAATGGAAAGCGGGAGCCGGAATAGATAGCATGAAAGTGCACACAGCTCCCTCTCGCTTCTAGCCTTGAGAGGAGAAAGCTCGCTCGCCTTCCCTCCCcctttctaaaagaaaaaaaaaagaaaaaagggcgcTCTGAGCTCCCAGAACCGGTAGGGTAGTTCGTACTCCGCAGTTCTTGTCATGTGACTGCGCATCAACCCCTCCCCACTCCCGCACTTAGACACGCTACGTCACCCCCGTCACGTGATTGTGACTCCGTCGCGTTTTTTCGAGCCACGCTTCGTTTGCTAGAGTGACAACAGTTCAGTTGGAGTCCAGCCACTCCCGTTCCAAAATGGCGCACGTGTTTGTGAAATGGCAAGAAGAAAAATGGGATGTGTACGCGATCCGCGCCTTAGACGCTGACGTTGGTATGCAGCTTCTAGCAAAAGAAAGCGCCATAGAAGAACTGCGGGGCATTATGGTGATGGTTGAATGGGAAGCCAGCCAGCCACCAGCGTCGGCAACCCTTCTGGGTTTCGGTAAGTGTCATCATTTACTTTTTGGTCACATTTGTGAATGACTCTGTCATAATTTAGTGCTTCGCATGAAATGCAGGCACGAAGCGTGCAATGGAGCGGCAAAGAACGCGGCTTGCTCTGGAAGCAGAAGTAGGCGCCGTCCCGAACACTCCCGAGACCGAGAGCGGAACGCAGCCGCCAACCAAGAGACAAAAAGTAAGTGTGGTTTTCGTCATCCCCAACATTCTCTTCACCTATTTTGCTTCGGTAACCTTTAACGTTATAATATATGGCGAACAAAGCATGCTGCTTGCCTGAGAAAGAACATAAATTCAATGTTGAAGGAAGTagacaaccatttttttttcaggaatggtAAGCAATGTGGACATACGATGAACAAAACATTGCTACTGGCTAACGGCTTGAGCGAGTAAATCGCGATGAGTGGAGGTTAACCCTCGACACCGATAGCAGAGTGACCGCTCGGATAAGGgatatcatcgtcatcagccggaCTATACCCACTCCACGGCGAAAGCCTCTCACATATTCCTGCAATTAACCCGGTCCTATGCTAGCTGCATCCACTTGACCCCTCCTAAATTCTTTGATTCCTAAGGAAGaaaagcgtagcacggggcggcagaaaattaggtgggtggatgaggttaACAGATGATGTAAAGGTGAGCAAAAGTTCGAGCTAACATGTAATACAGATAAATGAAATATTTGTAACTCTTCAAGAGCATGCCTTAAGGAAAGATAGAATGTTCTGCTGGCGGCCAGCTGAAATTCCGGGCCGAAATTCGTCTTCTCATTGTCTACTTAGGATGCCATAAAAACAGCTTTCCTGCAGTTTTTTGTGGCAATGATTCTGCCGGCAAAGCTCGTTTTCACCATTGCTGGAAGCAGTTCTAGACTGACCTAACTCTTTGCCAGCGGTCAACTGCAGCTTAAAAGTAGTTTAACCGTTATTTCTTCCGGCCATCTGCGGCTAGTGAGAACATCGGATTGCTAATTTTAAATTACTATTGCGCCTGGAGGCAGCGAAGATTGAAAGAATGAATAATAGTCTGCACCAACTACCACAAAACGTTCAGCATAGTGGCCTCTGCGGTCGGAGCATTGCTGAGCAGTCTTAAGGCAAGCTCAGAGTTTACACTTCAATGACGAAAATGTGTACTGGGGCATTTTACTGTCATCTCAAGTAAATTTAAAGAATGTAAGTAATTGATACATTGAAAGATTTCTTTGCATACATTAGTTTCTccatttttcctctttttttgtcAGAGATTAAGTGGCTAAAAGAAAGCACCCGAAATGTTATAACCTGCAGGGTATCGTGCTGCATTTTGGAAAAGTTCGTGATAATCGGAACTTTAAAACTCTCGGCTGTGGCGCATGCAATACGAAGACAATTGTGTCTTCGTATTGTCTTCGTAATATTCAGTTAAGTTTGTATGTTTACTTGTGGTAAATGGATTAGGTGGTAATGGCATGTGAAATGCACATTTGGTTCTTCCACTCATTAACCAGTTAGGTTTATATGTTCCTttgtgctcctcttaaatgggTGAAATGGTAATGGCAGTAAAATGAACATTTTTGCTTCTTCCACTCTTTTTCATGATTACCTCTTTGCATAATGTTGCTTGTGGTCTTGAACCACAATCCGAGCCAAAAGCAAGGACCTGATTCCTTGAAACTGAATTCAGAGCTTGTGCAATGCTACAACTGCTCTACACTtggttttgcttttattttttcagggTACACATGCTCCAAGTTTCCTGGAGTGTCGGGACAACCGTTTAGATACAGCCTTTCCTCCATGGTCTCCCGAGAAATCAAATTACATCGTGGACAGTTTGTAACGATATTTGTTACCGTTTCAAAATAAATTCTCAAAACTCATACCTGATCAATGTACTCTGCGGCATTAATCTATTTTCTGGTGATCATATGGATGCATTCACGGAGTACTTTACTGTTGATTAAAGATACAGAGCGCACTAGTACTACCGTTATGCGCTTATATCACATCCACATCGCAAAATAAGATATCACATCCGCGCCACAAAATCGAAGCTTACATCCACACCAGGAAATGTGACTTCaaatccacatcacaaaatcggaaATCACATCCAAATCTAaaaatcggacatcacatccacatcaggaaatcgGACAAAATCGGATGTGAATCCACATCAGGAAATCGGACATCACAACCACATCAAaaaatcggacatcacatccacatcaggaaaccggacaccacaaccacatcagaaaatCACATCACATCCGCATCACTaaatcggacatcacatccacatcacaaaatcggacatcacatccacGTCAGGAAACCGGAcctcacatccacatcaggaaatcggacctcacatccacatcaggaaatcgGACATCACATACACCTCAGGAAAtgagacatcacatccacatcaggaaatgagacatcacatccacatcaggaaataggacctcacatccacatcacaaaatcaggcatcacatccacatcacaaaatctgacatcacatccacatcacaaaatcggacatcacatccacatcacaaaatcagacATCACATTCACATCACAAAATCAGACACCACATCTGCATCACAAAATCGGCTTCAAATTACCTGCAGACTTTCCACAAAACATCGTTAACAGAAATCTCTCAAATGGATTCATCATATCCTCATCAGACGTTTATTCAGCACGTGCACATCAGACAATCTGCGGCAAATTTTCTGGAAACATTCTACAAAACATCATCACAACTCTTCACCAGAAACTCCTCAGAGGATGCATCATATCCTCATTAGAAAATTAGTCAGCACGTGCACATCAGAAAATCGGCGGCAAATTTTCTGGAAACATTCCACAAAAAATCATCACAAGTCTTCACCAGAAACTCCTCAGAGGATGCATCATATCCTCATCAGACAATTAGTCAGCACGTGCACATCAGACAATCGGCGGCAAATTTTCTGGAAGGTTTCGACAAGGCCTCCACACAAACATCAACATGAACACCACAGAAATTATGTTTTGTGTGATGCGAATGAGCAATAAAGATTCTGCAGAAACtccataattttttttgtaagggcGATTCTAGAATCTAACTAGCACAATGGGGCGCAATTTTAGTTTCACATTTCTGGGGCGTAGGTTTACGGTAAAGGAAAAGAGTGGACTATCAACGCTGTGTGACAGCTGCGGACTAGAGCTTGCCGACGTCGACTCTCGGCGGAACTCCCGTCAAAATAAAGCGCTCGAGAACGCCGAGACGGAAGCCTACAATCCGAGCTCTGACACCCGGCCCACACCGAAGACAAACTGCACAGCGGCCTCAAAGATCGAAAACAGGTAGGACGCATACGTTACGCCGTCTCACGTACGCGGCACTCGGCAAGACATACTACATGGCAGTCTACACATCGAATAACGAAAGTGCTAGGTAGGCTGCATGGCGGTAGTTTTGAGTCAAAAATCAGCCATGCGTGACGCGACAACGGATTCGTGGAATCGCGCAGAATTAAATGACGAATTTTAATGCGGCTGCAAGCCTCTCGCCTGTGTACCGCAGCTCTTTTATGCTCAGGCCTCATGCTCGTGGTGAGTGCTATTCGTCCGGCTACGCGCATTAGCGCCCTTTCGAGAGCTCGCAACAAGAAGCGCCACCGGAGGAGGGTGCCACCACGAAGCACTGCTCCGAACAACGGAGATTCTTGGCTCGACAAGTTCAACCCGTTGAACGTATATCCCCTTTTTACCACCCATGTCCTCTTCATGcccctggagtagcatgccaggccgacctctcctgttccattaaagtcctcctCCTCCCTCTTTCTTCATGCCCATGTGGTGACAGAAGGGATTCCATCTACGATCTGTACTTTGAGTGAACGTGCGCCAAGTGTTCAAGAGGTATCTCACCAAACATCTTCTCAACTCGGGGTGTTTTGTCCTCTTTTTGCCGTTTCCGCACTACCTTGACAGGCAGTTCGTGAAAAATTACGCGGACTCTGCGCGCGATGCTACCACCGTAGGCGCAGCGTGGGATTTCAGTTTCCCCACA comes from the Amblyomma americanum isolate KBUSLIRL-KWMA chromosome 1, ASM5285725v1, whole genome shotgun sequence genome and includes:
- the LOC144095293 gene encoding uncharacterized protein LOC144095293, whose translation is MAHVFVKWQEEKWDVYAIRALDADVGMQLLAKESAIEELRGIMVMVEWEASQPPASATLLGFGTKRAMERQRTRLALEAEVGAVPNTPETESGTQPPTKRQKGTHAPSFLECRDNRLDTAFPPWSPEKSNYIVDSL